In a single window of the Streptomyces sp. NBC_00353 genome:
- a CDS encoding YybH family protein, which translates to MNSTTDSEAILRGVLDQWKAAVDGHEPQRVASHFTEDAIFQGLRPYSIGRQGVADYYDSQPLGMTAAYRILETRQLADGLVLGYLSVDFSFTDRPTVGVNLGVLVKRVEDRWYISHYQVSRLA; encoded by the coding sequence ATGAACAGCACGACAGACAGCGAAGCGATCCTGCGCGGTGTCCTCGACCAGTGGAAAGCAGCCGTCGACGGGCACGAACCGCAGCGGGTCGCCTCCCACTTCACCGAGGATGCGATCTTCCAGGGCCTGCGCCCCTACAGCATCGGACGGCAGGGCGTCGCCGACTACTACGATTCCCAACCCCTCGGGATGACGGCTGCGTATCGGATTCTCGAAACCAGGCAGCTCGCCGACGGCCTCGTGCTCGGTTATCTGAGCGTCGACTTCTCGTTCACCGACCGGCCCACAGTGGGCGTCAACCTCGGCGTACTGGTGAAGCGCGTTGAGGACCGCTGGTACATCAGTCACTACCAGGTATCCCGACTCGCTTAG
- a CDS encoding NAD(P)H-binding protein, which yields MTLVTGAAGDIGRMVVERLRGDGLPVRAFVHRDDERAAELRDLGADVAVGDLTRAADVARALDGCRRVYFGLGVSPSYLEATVTAAAAALDHGHLEVFVNMSQLTVSQMTLVSTSESRQQRQHWLAEQTLNWSGLPVTHIRPTVFMENPIFLMVMAGGVAQDDTIRLPFGSGRTSPVAAQDVAEVAATVLATPDAHVGRTYALTGERSRDMTAIAEELTDALGRDITYVDVPYEEWVRTKLTPLGLPEYVGEHLSTMARLHAANRYDRATDDVELITGHPPLSFRDFVRSHSGAFTDSTRIR from the coding sequence ATGACCCTCGTGACAGGCGCTGCCGGCGACATCGGCCGAATGGTGGTGGAACGCCTACGCGGCGACGGTCTGCCGGTTCGCGCATTCGTGCACCGGGACGACGAGCGTGCCGCCGAGCTCCGCGACCTGGGGGCGGACGTCGCCGTGGGCGATCTGACGCGCGCGGCCGACGTCGCCCGGGCGCTCGACGGCTGTCGCCGGGTGTACTTCGGACTGGGCGTCTCCCCCTCCTATCTGGAGGCGACTGTGACCGCGGCAGCAGCCGCCCTGGACCACGGGCATCTCGAGGTCTTCGTCAACATGTCCCAGCTGACGGTCTCCCAGATGACACTGGTCAGCACCAGCGAATCCAGGCAACAGCGTCAGCACTGGCTCGCCGAACAGACCCTCAACTGGTCCGGCCTCCCGGTGACCCACATCAGGCCCACGGTGTTCATGGAGAACCCGATCTTCCTGATGGTCATGGCCGGCGGCGTCGCGCAGGACGACACCATCCGGCTTCCCTTCGGATCGGGCCGTACCTCCCCGGTCGCCGCCCAGGACGTGGCCGAGGTAGCGGCCACCGTCCTTGCCACGCCGGACGCACACGTGGGCCGCACCTACGCCCTGACCGGAGAGCGCTCCCGCGACATGACAGCCATCGCGGAAGAACTCACCGACGCGCTGGGCCGAGACATCACCTATGTCGACGTCCCCTACGAGGAATGGGTGCGCACCAAGCTCACCCCTCTGGGGCTGCCCGAGTACGTCGGCGAGCACCTCTCCACGATGGCGCGCCTCCACGCCGCGAACAGGTACGACCGAGCCACCGACGACGTGGAGCTGATCACCGGACACCCCCCGCTGAGCTTCCGCGACTTCGTACGGAGCCACTCCGGGGCCTTCACCGACAGCACACGCATCCGCTGA
- a CDS encoding MFS transporter has protein sequence MIVREGAGNAGGGRWRPGYSAAAVVFAIGMAGTTLPTPLYGLYQEQIGFSELLVTVIFAVYAVAVITVLLVAGNYSDEVGRRPVLLCAMAVSAASAGCFLLQNGLPLLFAGRLLSGCAAGLLSGAATAAVIELAGPGQKARAGFAATAANMGGLGCGPLLSGLLAQYTPWPLMLPFWVHLGLVAVATGITWFLPETVVEPKSWPPLTPQGVTVPPEVKGVFTPAALAAFAGFALLGLFTAVATSFVSQTLGVHNLAVSGAVVFSVFLASTAGQSLTQRIGARLALPLGCGILVVGLLLVASSLIAESMLLLVLGALFGGTGQGLAFRAALTQVSSAAPAQHRGGTISAFFVVAYAGISVPVVGVGAMATWLGLRQAGLIFTGCVMLLAAGAGAYAARRSPAGGVIGRE, from the coding sequence GTGATCGTTCGTGAGGGCGCAGGGAATGCAGGCGGTGGCCGTTGGCGGCCGGGCTATTCGGCTGCGGCAGTGGTGTTCGCCATCGGGATGGCCGGGACCACGCTGCCCACACCGTTGTACGGGCTCTACCAGGAACAGATCGGGTTCTCCGAGCTGTTGGTGACCGTGATCTTCGCCGTGTACGCCGTCGCGGTCATCACCGTGCTTCTGGTGGCGGGAAACTACTCCGACGAGGTCGGCCGCCGACCTGTGCTGCTGTGCGCGATGGCTGTGTCGGCCGCGAGCGCGGGATGCTTCCTCCTGCAGAACGGCCTGCCCCTGCTCTTCGCAGGGCGACTGCTGTCCGGCTGCGCGGCCGGCCTGCTGAGCGGCGCGGCAACAGCGGCCGTCATCGAGCTGGCGGGTCCCGGGCAGAAGGCACGTGCCGGTTTCGCCGCCACTGCGGCGAACATGGGTGGTCTGGGCTGCGGGCCACTGCTCTCCGGCCTCCTCGCGCAGTACACGCCCTGGCCGCTGATGCTGCCGTTCTGGGTCCACCTGGGGCTGGTGGCCGTGGCCACGGGAATCACCTGGTTCCTGCCGGAGACCGTGGTGGAGCCGAAGAGTTGGCCGCCTCTGACGCCGCAGGGCGTCACGGTGCCGCCCGAAGTGAAGGGTGTGTTCACGCCCGCCGCGCTGGCGGCGTTCGCCGGCTTCGCGCTTCTCGGGCTGTTCACGGCGGTCGCGACGAGCTTTGTCTCGCAGACGCTGGGTGTGCACAACCTGGCTGTCTCCGGCGCCGTGGTTTTCTCCGTGTTTCTCGCTTCGACCGCCGGGCAGTCCTTGACTCAACGGATCGGCGCGCGCCTCGCGCTCCCCTTGGGGTGCGGCATTCTCGTCGTGGGGCTGCTGCTGGTGGCGTCGTCACTGATCGCCGAATCCATGCTGCTGCTCGTCCTGGGCGCCCTGTTCGGCGGCACCGGCCAGGGACTGGCCTTTCGCGCCGCACTTACCCAGGTCAGCAGTGCTGCCCCGGCACAGCATCGTGGCGGCACCATTTCGGCGTTCTTCGTCGTCGCCTACGCCGGGATCTCGGTGCCGGTGGTCGGGGTCGGTGCCATGGCCACATGGCTCGGGCTACGCCAAGCCGGGCTGATCTTCACGGGCTGCGTGATGCTGCTGGCGGCGGGCGCGGGAGCCTACGCTGCACGCAGGTCGCCGGCCGGGGGCGTGATCGGTCGCGAGTGA
- a CDS encoding transglycosylase SLT domain-containing protein has translation MPTKFARMTKTKKISLGMVAAGAAVMAGTVVSAPAASAATPAPAPAQSGGNVDTWIKQSLEILHKQGIPATYEGIHKNLMRESSGNPNAINNWDSNAMKGIPSKGLMQVIDPTFNAYHVAGTSTNIYDPVANITASANYAAHRYGSIDNVNSAY, from the coding sequence ATGCCCACGAAGTTCGCCCGCATGACCAAGACCAAGAAGATCTCGCTGGGCATGGTCGCAGCCGGCGCCGCCGTCATGGCCGGCACCGTCGTCAGCGCCCCGGCCGCCTCGGCCGCCACCCCCGCCCCCGCCCCCGCCCAGTCCGGCGGCAACGTCGACACCTGGATCAAGCAGTCGCTGGAGATTCTGCACAAGCAGGGCATCCCGGCCACCTACGAGGGCATCCACAAGAACCTGATGCGCGAGTCCTCCGGCAACCCCAACGCCATCAACAACTGGGACTCCAACGCCATGAAGGGCATCCCGTCCAAGGGCCTGATGCAGGTCATCGACCCCACCTTCAACGCGTACCACGTCGCCGGCACCTCGACGAACATCTACGACCCGGTCGCCAACATCACGGCCTCCGCCAACTACGCCGCGCACCGCTACGGCTCGATCGACAACGTCAACTCGGCCTACTGA
- a CDS encoding response regulator — translation MDDAPQFSESAPIKVFLLDDHEVVRRGLRDLLDTEPDIVVVGEAGTADHALARGPALRPDVAVLDVRLPDGDGITVCRELRSRMPGLACLMLTSFDDDDALLDAIMAGAAGYVLKQIKGSDLVSAVRAVASGQSMLDPATTTRLMRTLRHDDTPACAADDALSGLSPREREILDLIGEGMTNRQIGKQLFLSEKTVKNHISRLLAKLGVERRIQAAVIATEARPHAPYADGNH, via the coding sequence ATGGATGACGCACCCCAGTTCTCGGAATCAGCACCCATCAAGGTGTTCCTGCTCGACGATCACGAAGTCGTACGCCGGGGCCTGCGTGATCTGCTCGACACCGAGCCGGACATCGTGGTCGTCGGTGAAGCCGGCACCGCCGACCATGCGCTCGCCCGCGGGCCCGCGCTACGACCGGACGTAGCAGTTCTGGATGTACGTCTGCCGGACGGCGACGGCATCACCGTCTGCCGAGAACTGCGATCCCGCATGCCCGGCCTGGCCTGTCTGATGCTCACCTCGTTCGACGACGACGACGCGCTGCTGGACGCGATCATGGCCGGCGCCGCCGGATACGTGCTGAAGCAGATCAAGGGATCAGACCTTGTCTCCGCGGTGCGGGCCGTCGCATCGGGCCAGTCCATGCTCGATCCCGCCACCACCACACGTTTGATGAGGACGCTCCGTCACGACGACACCCCTGCCTGTGCTGCGGACGACGCCCTTTCGGGGCTGTCCCCGCGCGAGCGCGAGATCCTGGACCTGATCGGCGAGGGGATGACGAACCGTCAAATCGGCAAGCAGCTCTTCCTCTCGGAGAAGACCGTGAAGAACCACATTTCGCGGCTGCTCGCCAAGCTGGGTGTGGAACGCCGCATCCAGGCGGCTGTCATCGCCACTGAGGCCCGTCCTCACGCCCCCTACGCCGACGGGAACCACTGA
- a CDS encoding zinc-dependent alcohol dehydrogenase family protein — protein sequence MKAFVFHGPGKSSWDEVPDPDIEDASDAIVRVGTTTICGTDLHILKGDLPEVTPGRVLGHEAVGEVVEVGDDVRTVRPGDRVLVSCISSCGRCRFCREQRYGQCRGGGGWVLGHLTDGTQAEYVRIPYADLSVYPLPATVDDKEGVLLSDILPTAYEVGVLNGGVRPGDTVVIVGAGPVGLAAIATARLYSPGRIIVVDLAQSRLEAARALGADAVVNAGEDPQQLVEDLTEGLGADAAIEAVGVPDSFELCTRVVRPGGRVANVGVHGKPADLHLEDLWIKDVTITTGLVDTYSTPVLLRMLTAGRLSTGSLVTHHFDLAQMEEAYDVFAAAAETGALKVVLGGVQHDVVDVPA from the coding sequence ATGAAGGCATTCGTTTTCCACGGGCCGGGCAAGAGTTCCTGGGACGAGGTACCGGACCCGGATATCGAGGACGCGTCGGACGCCATTGTCCGAGTAGGCACGACAACGATCTGCGGCACCGATCTGCACATCCTCAAAGGCGACCTGCCCGAGGTGACGCCGGGCCGGGTGCTCGGCCACGAGGCCGTCGGGGAAGTCGTAGAGGTGGGTGACGATGTGCGGACGGTCCGTCCCGGGGACCGGGTGCTGGTGTCCTGCATCTCCTCGTGCGGTCGTTGCCGCTTCTGCCGCGAGCAGCGGTACGGGCAGTGCCGGGGCGGTGGCGGATGGGTACTGGGACACCTGACCGACGGCACGCAGGCGGAGTACGTACGCATCCCGTACGCCGACCTGTCCGTGTACCCGCTACCCGCCACGGTGGACGACAAGGAGGGCGTCCTGCTCTCCGACATCCTGCCCACCGCCTATGAGGTGGGGGTGCTCAACGGCGGCGTCCGCCCGGGCGACACCGTGGTCATCGTCGGTGCCGGCCCGGTCGGGCTGGCCGCCATCGCCACCGCACGGCTGTACTCCCCGGGGCGGATCATCGTCGTGGACCTGGCGCAGTCCCGGCTGGAGGCGGCACGTGCGCTCGGGGCGGACGCCGTGGTGAACGCGGGAGAGGATCCTCAGCAACTCGTCGAAGACCTCACCGAAGGCCTCGGGGCCGATGCGGCCATCGAAGCGGTCGGCGTGCCGGACAGCTTCGAACTGTGCACGAGGGTGGTCCGCCCGGGTGGGCGTGTGGCAAACGTCGGGGTGCACGGCAAGCCCGCAGACCTCCACCTGGAGGATCTGTGGATCAAGGATGTGACGATCACGACGGGGCTCGTGGACACCTACTCCACGCCCGTCCTGCTGCGCATGCTGACCGCCGGTCGGCTGTCCACGGGCTCGCTGGTGACGCACCACTTCGATCTCGCCCAGATGGAGGAGGCGTACGACGTGTTTGCTGCCGCAGCCGAGACCGGCGCGCTCAAGGTGGTGCTGGGCGGGGTGCAGCACGACGTCGTCGATGTGCCCGCATGA
- a CDS encoding universal stress protein encodes MELPLVVGVDGSDSSLRAVDWAADEAARHGLPLRLVYVSRWERYEAASLQQSLERPSEQVLADSIVTDAAARAAVRNPEVRVTAEVLAQDTVTALLDEGHRATMLVTGSRGRGQLKELLLGSVSLAVAARAHCPVVVVRGDAAGTVGAHGRILLGVADPSRGRAAVAFAFREAAARKCEIDAVRSWRRPGYEGTGLRRDTSAPGISREMRAETELDQALGPFVGKHPDVAVRRSTVEGPAHQVLVHRSAAADLLVVGAPRRHGRVGLQIGRTAHAALHHAHCPVAVVPQPQ; translated from the coding sequence ATGGAGCTGCCCCTGGTCGTGGGCGTCGACGGATCGGATTCCAGTCTCCGGGCAGTCGACTGGGCTGCGGACGAGGCGGCCCGTCACGGGCTCCCGCTGCGACTCGTGTACGTCTCCCGATGGGAACGTTACGAGGCGGCGAGCCTGCAACAGAGCCTCGAACGCCCCTCCGAGCAAGTGCTTGCAGACAGCATCGTGACCGATGCAGCCGCACGTGCCGCAGTCCGTAACCCCGAGGTGAGGGTGACAGCCGAGGTGCTGGCGCAGGACACGGTCACCGCGCTGCTGGACGAGGGGCACAGGGCCACGATGCTGGTCACGGGTTCAAGGGGCCGCGGCCAGCTCAAGGAGCTCCTGCTGGGCTCGGTGAGTCTGGCCGTGGCGGCCCGCGCCCACTGCCCCGTCGTCGTGGTGCGCGGCGACGCCGCAGGAACAGTCGGCGCGCACGGCCGCATTCTCCTCGGTGTGGCCGACCCCTCACGGGGAAGGGCTGCCGTCGCGTTCGCGTTCCGGGAGGCCGCCGCCCGGAAATGTGAGATCGACGCCGTACGCTCCTGGCGTCGCCCGGGGTACGAGGGAACCGGTCTCCGGCGCGACACGAGCGCCCCTGGCATCTCCCGCGAGATGCGCGCGGAGACGGAGCTCGATCAGGCTCTCGGACCGTTCGTCGGCAAACATCCCGATGTCGCCGTACGCCGCTCCACGGTCGAAGGGCCGGCCCATCAGGTGCTCGTACACCGCTCCGCCGCCGCCGACCTCCTCGTCGTGGGAGCACCGCGCCGGCACGGGCGCGTCGGCCTGCAGATCGGCCGTACGGCCCACGCGGCACTCCACCATGCACACTGTCCGGTCGCAGTGGTGCCGCAGCCCCAGTGA
- a CDS encoding Crp/Fnr family transcriptional regulator, translating into MTSPTMRSLGPEHRDRLMHFATEVAFPEGTRIFEEGQSADHFWIVRTGTVTLDFSVPGRPPAVIESLGHGELIGWSWLFSPYVWQLGAEAMTLVRAYELDAAQVRQACQADPELATAVALWVARVVAHRLQSTRARLLDLYAPHGSGLTDGT; encoded by the coding sequence ATGACCTCTCCGACCATGCGGTCGCTCGGCCCCGAGCACCGCGACCGGCTCATGCACTTCGCCACGGAAGTGGCGTTCCCCGAAGGGACACGCATCTTCGAGGAAGGACAGAGCGCCGACCACTTCTGGATCGTGCGGACCGGCACGGTCACTCTCGACTTCTCTGTGCCGGGGCGCCCCCCGGCGGTCATCGAGTCCCTCGGCCATGGTGAACTCATCGGCTGGTCCTGGCTGTTCAGCCCCTACGTGTGGCAGCTGGGAGCAGAGGCGATGACACTGGTGCGTGCGTATGAGCTGGACGCGGCTCAGGTACGCCAGGCGTGCCAGGCGGATCCCGAGCTGGCCACTGCCGTGGCTCTGTGGGTCGCACGGGTGGTGGCCCACCGGTTGCAGTCCACCAGGGCCCGGCTGCTCGACCTGTACGCCCCGCACGGAAGCGGGCTGACCGACGGCACCTGA
- a CDS encoding universal stress protein, with protein MTSNLDHSEVLVGVDLNRPFHLPLVWAADEAHRRGLTVRLLLAVPPTHHGHHVDNTAQHLALRAHGGDSLAQAAARIHERHADLEVVTELLDGMPAPLLCRHSRQARMIVLGTRGLGRLAEFLSAGSVTVPVSAQAPCPVVVVREPEQISEQPPHVVVGVDGSPASDAAVAFAFEEADLRGAELRALLVRQPSMVSFREPASAEPERLKLLSEAVAGPSAEYPDVHVTHEVTRGHPVEELARASEGALAVVVGRRGQGGYTGMRLGSVVHGLLHRAHCPVITVPAP; from the coding sequence ATGACCAGCAACCTGGACCACTCCGAAGTGCTCGTCGGTGTCGACCTGAACAGACCGTTCCACCTGCCGCTCGTCTGGGCAGCCGACGAGGCCCACCGCAGAGGGCTGACCGTGCGGCTCCTGCTTGCCGTCCCTCCGACGCACCACGGCCACCACGTGGACAACACCGCACAGCATCTCGCCCTGCGCGCCCACGGAGGCGACTCGCTCGCACAGGCGGCAGCCCGTATCCACGAACGGCACGCCGACCTCGAGGTGGTCACCGAGCTGCTGGACGGAATGCCCGCCCCGCTGCTCTGCAGGCACAGCCGACAGGCCCGCATGATCGTGCTGGGAACGCGCGGGCTGGGCCGCCTCGCGGAATTCCTGAGCGCCGGCTCGGTGACCGTGCCGGTCAGTGCGCAGGCGCCCTGTCCGGTCGTCGTGGTGCGAGAGCCCGAGCAGATCTCCGAGCAGCCGCCCCACGTGGTCGTCGGAGTCGACGGCAGCCCGGCGTCGGACGCAGCTGTGGCTTTCGCCTTCGAAGAGGCCGACCTGCGTGGCGCCGAGCTCCGTGCCCTGCTGGTCCGGCAGCCGTCCATGGTCTCTTTCAGGGAGCCGGCTTCGGCGGAGCCGGAGCGGCTCAAGCTGCTGTCCGAGGCGGTCGCCGGGCCGTCCGCCGAGTATCCGGACGTTCACGTCACCCATGAGGTGACGCGCGGGCACCCCGTGGAAGAGCTCGCCCGGGCCTCCGAGGGCGCCCTCGCTGTCGTGGTCGGCCGACGAGGGCAGGGCGGATACACGGGCATGCGGCTCGGCTCGGTGGTTCATGGTCTGCTGCACCGGGCGCACTGCCCCGTCATCACCGTTCCCGCACCATGA
- a CDS encoding universal stress protein, translating into MTSNASGPPRYGVVVVGTDGSAAAGSALLWAAAEAARRESPLRIVHGADTENRAAHTSVETLDRIGNAGRELLEKAAAEVTRHCPGVEVTTEFSRSKPAASLRSAAGTDGTIVVGSRGLGGFSALLLGSVGLQVAADSEVPVVVVRDDGQRARAGVVLAAVRGAADLDCVRHAARAAELRKASLRMLSVWNVLQYVGLVAPLMDDVDEIAHRRSGEVSTVADRIREEFPGLTVTTDVEKGNSTAGVLVEASRDADLLVMAGGRGHRLIGPSLARVTHAVLHHAHCPVLLVPRAGGAAESEQEKS; encoded by the coding sequence ATGACGAGCAACGCTTCCGGCCCTCCGCGATACGGGGTGGTCGTGGTCGGCACCGATGGTTCGGCCGCTGCCGGTTCCGCACTCCTGTGGGCGGCCGCTGAAGCGGCACGGAGAGAGAGCCCGCTGCGTATCGTCCATGGCGCAGACACCGAGAACCGGGCCGCGCACACATCCGTCGAGACGCTGGACCGGATAGGGAACGCCGGACGGGAGCTGCTGGAGAAGGCGGCAGCCGAGGTCACGCGGCACTGTCCCGGTGTCGAGGTCACGACCGAATTCAGCCGCAGCAAGCCGGCGGCGAGCCTGCGCTCGGCGGCCGGAACGGACGGCACCATCGTTGTCGGCAGCCGCGGACTGGGCGGGTTCTCCGCGTTGCTGCTCGGCTCCGTCGGACTGCAGGTGGCAGCGGACAGCGAGGTACCCGTTGTCGTGGTCCGCGACGACGGGCAGCGCGCGCGGGCGGGTGTCGTGCTGGCCGCCGTGCGCGGCGCAGCAGACCTGGACTGTGTCCGCCACGCGGCACGGGCAGCCGAACTGCGCAAAGCCTCCCTGCGCATGCTGAGCGTCTGGAACGTACTCCAGTACGTGGGCCTCGTCGCCCCTCTGATGGATGACGTCGACGAGATCGCCCACCGGCGCTCCGGCGAGGTCTCGACGGTCGCCGACCGGATCCGTGAGGAGTTCCCCGGCCTGACCGTGACGACGGATGTGGAGAAGGGCAACTCGACGGCCGGTGTGCTGGTCGAGGCGTCACGCGACGCCGACCTGCTGGTCATGGCCGGCGGGCGGGGTCACCGCCTCATCGGGCCGTCGCTGGCACGGGTCACCCATGCTGTGCTCCACCATGCCCACTGCCCGGTCCTGCTCGTCCCGCGTGCCGGTGGGGCCGCAGAATCGGAACAGGAGAAGTCATGA
- a CDS encoding sensor histidine kinase, with the protein MSEEHAAGAEGLALFPLDELLRELEVRISAVRGTRDSLHSLLEAVLSVGRELDLAQVLRGIVEAAVELVDARYGALGVISNEDRLSEFLTIGVDAEQRERIGSLPSGHGILGELIRHPAPLRLAELSDHPSSYGFPAHHPPMHSFLGVPIRVREEVFGNLYLTEKRSAREFDAEDEAVLSTLAVAAGVAIENARLYEEARQREQWNAASAEVTSILLSGASGAEVMKVIIERARKIVSAEFGVIAVPSGDGGRLRNALTVDADSPLRCENPGPGESFVGAAFEAAEPVVSSDLEHDPRLGQDASRYRGLGPAVAVPIGQRGSVRGVLLLARSSGRPEFRPPEISPLAGYAVQAGLAMEVADRRSDAEQIALLEDRDRIARDLHDLAIQRLFATGMTLQSALKFVQHPESAERLERAVNDLDDTIKVIRSTIFGLRTHEGGWRAHAVTRQVTAAIEAAAPSLGFRPTLRVEGSIDAEVPPAVSGPLIAVLGEALSNAARHAAARNVDVHVEAAAGKVTLTVTDDGVGVPPGAARSGLHNMEERAVALGGVFRQDAPSGGGTRIVWRVPLSGTEADG; encoded by the coding sequence GTGAGCGAAGAGCATGCGGCGGGTGCCGAGGGCCTCGCGCTGTTCCCTCTGGACGAGCTTCTCCGCGAGCTGGAGGTCCGTATCAGTGCCGTACGCGGAACGCGGGACAGCCTGCACAGTCTGCTCGAGGCAGTTCTCTCGGTCGGGAGGGAACTGGACCTCGCCCAGGTACTGCGCGGAATCGTGGAGGCCGCTGTCGAGCTGGTGGACGCCAGGTACGGCGCGCTGGGAGTGATCAGCAACGAGGACCGGCTCTCGGAGTTCCTCACGATCGGCGTCGACGCCGAGCAGCGGGAGCGGATCGGATCCCTGCCCAGTGGGCACGGCATTCTCGGAGAGCTGATCCGGCATCCGGCGCCGCTCCGGCTGGCGGAGCTCTCCGATCATCCGTCCTCCTACGGCTTCCCGGCCCATCACCCACCGATGCACTCGTTCCTGGGTGTGCCGATCCGGGTCCGGGAAGAGGTCTTCGGCAACCTCTACCTCACCGAGAAACGCAGCGCGAGGGAGTTCGACGCCGAGGACGAGGCGGTGCTGTCCACCCTCGCGGTCGCAGCAGGAGTGGCGATCGAGAATGCGCGGCTCTACGAGGAGGCCCGGCAACGCGAACAGTGGAACGCAGCGAGCGCCGAGGTGACCAGCATTCTGCTGTCAGGAGCGTCCGGCGCCGAAGTCATGAAGGTGATCATCGAACGCGCCAGGAAGATCGTCTCGGCGGAGTTCGGGGTGATAGCCGTGCCCTCGGGTGACGGAGGGCGGCTGCGCAACGCTCTCACCGTCGACGCCGACAGCCCGCTGCGGTGCGAAAATCCGGGGCCCGGGGAGAGCTTCGTCGGAGCGGCGTTCGAGGCGGCGGAGCCGGTGGTCAGCAGTGATCTCGAGCATGATCCGCGGCTGGGGCAGGACGCGTCACGGTACAGGGGGCTGGGGCCGGCGGTGGCGGTGCCCATCGGACAGCGCGGGAGCGTGCGCGGGGTCCTGCTGCTCGCCCGGAGCTCCGGCCGACCGGAGTTCCGGCCCCCTGAGATCTCGCCGCTGGCGGGCTATGCCGTACAGGCGGGCCTGGCCATGGAAGTCGCCGATCGACGCAGTGACGCCGAGCAGATCGCGCTGCTCGAGGACCGGGACCGGATCGCCCGGGATCTGCACGACCTTGCCATCCAACGGCTGTTCGCGACCGGTATGACGTTGCAGAGTGCACTCAAATTCGTGCAGCACCCGGAGTCCGCGGAGCGCCTGGAACGGGCTGTGAACGATCTCGACGACACCATCAAGGTCATCAGGTCGACGATCTTCGGTCTGCGGACCCACGAAGGCGGCTGGCGGGCCCACGCAGTGACGAGGCAGGTGACTGCGGCCATCGAGGCCGCGGCGCCCTCGCTGGGTTTCCGACCCACACTGAGGGTGGAGGGTTCCATCGACGCCGAGGTGCCGCCGGCGGTCTCCGGTCCCCTCATCGCGGTCCTGGGGGAGGCGCTGAGCAACGCCGCCCGTCATGCCGCCGCTCGCAACGTCGACGTGCACGTCGAGGCGGCCGCAGGCAAGGTGACACTGACCGTCACCGACGACGGCGTGGGCGTCCCGCCAGGAGCTGCGCGAAGTGGACTGCACAACATGGAAGAGCGAGCCGTCGCACTGGGAGGCGTGTTCCGTCAGGACGCCCCGTCCGGTGGAGGAACCAGGATCGTGTGGCGGGTGCCGCTGTCCGGCACGGAAGCGGACGGCTGA
- a CDS encoding pyridoxamine 5'-phosphate oxidase family protein produces the protein MSEEEPREPSREERATAPGDVGRRVAARREELGLSRQEVAERSGSATTYIQYLEEQQSMPSMSFMLRLANALDTTVSELTGSNMDLPPGTGHAGYHSQLIELSADECRELLSTHGVGRIAVSTTEGPSVVPVNYVVVGSLLAFRTAAGATPAAAAGHVVAFEVDHIDDALSQGWSVLATGTASTVTDPNVVQSLNEVAYTDPWPDGRRDLWLTIAPTRLTGRRIHVRQSHSPPSG, from the coding sequence ATGTCGGAGGAAGAACCCCGGGAGCCGTCGCGCGAGGAACGCGCGACGGCGCCGGGTGACGTGGGCAGGCGCGTTGCGGCACGTCGCGAAGAGCTGGGACTCAGCAGGCAGGAAGTGGCCGAGAGATCCGGTTCGGCCACCACTTACATTCAGTACCTCGAGGAACAACAATCCATGCCCAGCATGAGCTTCATGCTGCGGCTGGCCAATGCTCTGGATACGACCGTTTCCGAGCTCACCGGCAGCAACATGGATCTTCCGCCCGGTACCGGCCATGCGGGTTATCACTCGCAACTGATCGAGCTGAGCGCTGATGAGTGCCGCGAACTGCTGTCCACGCACGGGGTGGGGCGGATCGCAGTCTCCACGACGGAGGGGCCGTCGGTTGTCCCGGTCAACTACGTGGTCGTCGGTAGCCTCCTGGCCTTCCGGACGGCAGCCGGTGCCACGCCTGCCGCCGCGGCGGGTCATGTGGTCGCCTTCGAGGTCGACCACATCGACGACGCGCTGAGTCAGGGGTGGAGTGTTCTGGCCACCGGCACTGCGTCGACGGTGACCGACCCGAACGTCGTGCAGAGCTTGAACGAGGTGGCGTACACGGACCCGTGGCCCGACGGACGCCGCGACCTGTGGCTGACCATCGCCCCCACTCGGCTCACCGGCCGGCGCATCCACGTACGCCAGAGCCACAGCCCGCCTTCCGGATGA